From a single Drosophila sulfurigaster albostrigata strain 15112-1811.04 chromosome 3, ASM2355843v2, whole genome shotgun sequence genomic region:
- the LOC133843703 gene encoding uncharacterized protein LOC133843703 isoform X1 — protein MKMLVILLLGLQVFWATASPTTVSTFEISADKSRECSAYCGSVARHLQANTITIESKDTQIKELEAKVTELEAKLARKGTSEAAPVESTDDLVSSLHLKIDAIRNKIKDIGNIYSGSVNVKKPVNEENVEK, from the exons ATGAAGATGTTGGTAATTCTTTTACTGGGCTTGCAGGTGTTCTGGGCTACAGCATCACCCACAACGGTCAGCACA TTCGAGATATCTGCTGATAAGAGCAGAGAATGCAGTGCTTATTGTGGATCAGTTGCGAGGCATCTTCAAGCAAAcacaattacaattgaaaGCAAGGACACTCAGATAAAGGAACTCGAAGCCAAGGTAACTGAACTGGAGGCTAAACTTGCGAGAAAGGGAACTTCAGAGGCAGCTCCGGTGGAGTCAACTGATGACCTTGTGTCGAGCCTTCATCTGAAAATCGATGCTATAAGGAACAAGATCAAAGATATTGGAAACATCTACTCGGGATCGGTGAACGTTAAAAAACCAGTTAAtgaagaaaatgttgaaaaataa
- the LOC133843703 gene encoding uncharacterized protein LOC133843703 isoform X2 encodes MKMLVILLLGLQVFWATASPTTVSTISADKSRECSAYCGSVARHLQANTITIESKDTQIKELEAKVTELEAKLARKGTSEAAPVESTDDLVSSLHLKIDAIRNKIKDIGNIYSGSVNVKKPVNEENVEK; translated from the exons ATGAAGATGTTGGTAATTCTTTTACTGGGCTTGCAGGTGTTCTGGGCTACAGCATCACCCACAACGGTCAGCACA ATATCTGCTGATAAGAGCAGAGAATGCAGTGCTTATTGTGGATCAGTTGCGAGGCATCTTCAAGCAAAcacaattacaattgaaaGCAAGGACACTCAGATAAAGGAACTCGAAGCCAAGGTAACTGAACTGGAGGCTAAACTTGCGAGAAAGGGAACTTCAGAGGCAGCTCCGGTGGAGTCAACTGATGACCTTGTGTCGAGCCTTCATCTGAAAATCGATGCTATAAGGAACAAGATCAAAGATATTGGAAACATCTACTCGGGATCGGTGAACGTTAAAAAACCAGTTAAtgaagaaaatgttgaaaaataa